A segment of the Lycium ferocissimum isolate CSIRO_LF1 chromosome 10, AGI_CSIRO_Lferr_CH_V1, whole genome shotgun sequence genome:
TGAAATAACTAGTCTAAGATATCAAGCTTCGTCATGTTAAAACTTGAAGATCAGTACAATGTTTGCCACTTTAATCCCAGATTAAAAGATGAATGACGCTTTAATAAGGAGGATTCACGCTAACGCTAATTCTTTCGCTACTAATTCCCTGTAACAATCTGGAGTTTGACATatccaaatcaagttttctGGGACCCAAGTTTATCACATTCTCCAGAACGTACATGGCTTTTGTACATGAGTATAGATTGCGGTCACCACGAATTCAGAATAGAAGTACTCTTCACCTTATTAATTGCACCTTGACATCTACCAGAATATAGGGAAGCAAACAAAACATACTATCCTCATAAAAGGAATACTATAGCTATAAagtaaataatgaataaaaagcTATAGATAACTCACTTTCTAAAATTGAAACAACAGAACTCTCCCAGCAAATTTTGTCTTATCTTCTCCAAAAATCTACTGTTTCAAGAGGACATCTCAAGACTTCTTAAGCTGACACCGTCCTCCCTACTGATCTATTTACTTGAATGGTTATTTAGGAACTTGTTCATAGATCTTAAAACTATATTACCATCAAATACTCTATATCATTTCTTAATAGATCTATCTATTGATAGAAAGATCTAGATCTATATATGGACTTCATATCTAGCTATAGAAGGACCGACTTTGTTGCAATAACAAGATATAGAAGAACCGACTTTCTTGCAACAACAAAAGCTCCATCTGTCCCGACATTGTTATCTGACAATGTAACCTTAGTGAATGGAAGTTCACTCTCGAAAAACTTCAACTCTTTCTTTTAGTTGTACCATTTAGATATGTACCCTATCATTTCTCATAGATTAACCTCTCTTTATCAGTGGTAAGCAATCTAAACACACTTACTCTTgcacaaacatttttttttataagagtATTCTTGCACAAACTTAACATAAAAGTGAGAGTTCATATAATCCACCCACAGAATTTCTAAAACATGAAGGTAAAGCACATTGGATACTTTCCAATTTGTACCCAAAGTGTGGTACActtcacaacaacccaaactcCCTACCCTCATAATATCAGTGAATTTGTTTGATTACGATGTTCTTAGTTTCTTCCTCTTGACTGAATCTGTAACCTTCATTAGATAATTCCTTTTCTGTGCTTTCCCTGTTCAAACTTGAAGGTGCCAAGGAGGCATGCACAGAACCGTCTCTTACGCCAGCTAGGCCTAATAAGCTGTCAAATTGGGGGTTCCCTTACAAACAATTCGAGTTAAAATTGATTATTGCTCTTATACAGTTCGAACTATCTATGGATTATTGGGCATTAAAATTTGGATATTTCTAGACGAGGAATAAATTTACTACTTGTCTTTCCCTTCTGTCCAATAATTGAACAAAAAGGACAGAAGAAGAAAACTAATAAATGAACTATGAAACAGATAAAATTGAGGCACACAATAACAATCATCCACCAGTTCCATCCAACTTCCAGAATCATAAAACAAACACAGTCAATAGCATGCGAATCAACAGGCACTAAAAGGATATTTAAACAAAGTAATACCAAAATCCCAATTTCATCCATCAACCACTTTTAGACAGCAATTTCAACATATCTAACATTACATTTATCCACCTTTAACAATCCATACACAGCATAAAGcttgtaagtagttgaattacCGGAACCCTAGATATTTAATAAAccaaaaattattaaatgaccTCAGTACCCTTTCTTAAGACTCGGTTTCAGCAGATGAGACTTCTTCGGTGAGACCAGAAGTAGATGAGGGCTCCGAAGCATCAGCAGATCTGGATTTAACGGTGTCGATCATCCGTTTACTGATTTCCTTTGAGTAGACTTCAAGTATCTCAATGCCGTCACCGTCACCGTTAGCCGTGGATCCAGCAGCATTGAAAGCTTCCTCCTCAATCAGCTTTGCAGTAACGGAAGCCTCGTCATGTGGGAGAGTTCCGTAACGTTTTGAGAGAACGGAAGGTGTAGAGAGAGACTCGATTAGACGGTTAATAACGGCGTCACGAGTGCGTTGAGTTGGTGGCCAAATGCTGAAGGAAATGTTGTTTGTTGGTTTGTTTTGGGTTTCGCCAGAAAGGGTTTCTTGGGTTATAGTTGAATCGGTTTCTGCCATTGATGGTTGGGGTTTTGGGTATTCTGGAACTTTCTGTTGTTTGCTGTTGGAAGTTGGATAAATGAAGGGAAAAAGGGGTAAAAAATAAGGGGAGTATTAAAGACGAAATTGATCTACGGTTTTGCGAAAAAAGAGGCGGATCTTGATTGCTGTGATTTTGGGGCGGAAATTTCAAAAGTAGTCCATTTTAGGACcgtaatttgaaaaataattactcCTGTGTTACATTCCTTATTAGTTTAttctaaaaatattaatatatttctatattaagaaataatttacagccatataaatatttaaggcttattttaaattacaaatgtcaaaaatctttctttatttcttaaacttcataccaagtcaaattaagacaatctttttgagacggagggagtatttacaATTGTAAAATTAATAGAATACATTAGTCCTTTTTTAagataatatttgaaaaaatatctCCAACTTTATAAAGTGGAAAAGAAACATTTTCTTTTCTCAAACTCCAAGTGTACTAGAgttgaaataaaagaaactaGAACTAAAATAAGGGGGAATTGACACGCTATACCCACTTCCACAAACAATTGGCATTTCTTTGACCCATTTTTATTTAGCAAAAGCAAGCCTGATAATATTGGCATTAGGTCGCCAAATATGTATTAACCCAGCGCAAGTATAGgcattcaatttttatttttttttccctttttcttatttCGTACAGTAATGTGTTTTCCTTGTTTACCTCCGTTTCTGTTAGAATTGGGAGTTACATGCAAACTTTGATTTTGTCTTCCATTTAATGAGCAAAGTTTAATGATAGAGTTTTATATTACTTTACCTTTTTCTTAGTAAGTAAAACTTATAACTTCTAAGCAGCCGTAAATGAGTTTTTTATTAAAGAgtattcaaataaaaataatttgaaaacatttattcacaaaatatttttctcccaCGTTGAATTTTGGAATATGTACTTGATGGTTATAGTTTTGCAAATTTAATGCATAGTTgatatttttatccttttttatacataataaatatttttgtatgCATAATAAAAATACACATTGTCTAATAGTATAATAATtagaatgtatacatggtatTTCACATTATATATCGTAAGTCTTTCACAATAAATATCGAATGTATACGTGGATTTTACACTATATATAAGaatgtatacacgtatattaACGAATGTATTCACAATCACAAAATGTACACGTGATACTCTTCTTCTCTATTGAATCACATAGTGAATtcagaatgtatatatatggactCTTTCTTCTCGATCTATCGAATTCCCGTAATGTATACATtacacgtatacatatatatattgaatttccaaaatatatacatggtaaTGAATACatttacaatatatatcaaaatgtaTACGTATTCTTTcacaatatatacaaaatgtatgaTACTCTTTCTTCTATATTGAAATCCTAGAAtttatatatgataatgtataaaTGGTACTCGATCTTCTTCTATACTAATAAAACAAATGTATATACCATTTATTAGATGAATAGAGACCAAtgtatacaaatacattagATGAGTACAAACCAATGTATACAATTTATTATTCTAGTTTTACATCAGAGCAGTATGTCTACTAgtaatatgtatacatattaaCCCAGCCATACATACTAGTATTatctcatatttttttaaaactagggaaaagggcctgatttGCCTCTCTTTTTAAATAGTTCATATTTCCTCGTTATACACTTTATACTTAGTTAGAATAATTGCAATATTTATATGTTTAACCCTTATCCACTGTGGCCAATATCGTGGGCCAGGCCTGTCCACTGTATCCCATTACATTACCACGTAAAAGGCCATGTCAGCTATCCCAATTAAATGAGTCTTAAAATTAAGAGACCAAATGATGCCCTCTTCTTCACCATTAAAATGCCTTCTGCTTATTAAAATGCCATTAAAATGCCTGCTTGATTCCTGCAGAAACATATATGCgtttcttcaaaaaatttaaagaccaatgcatttgaagggcaatccacaaaaaaatgaagggcaaaaaaaaaaaaaaaaaatgaagagcaaaaattaaagaccagccatttgaaggacaattcgtgcaatttcttcaagcaGTGCAGCAGATTATAGCACCGGATAAaagcaaatcatcatcacagccCATTTTTCAGATCAATCAAGATCAATAAAACATCACAGCCCATTTTTCAGATCAATCAAGATCAATAAAACactttttcctcatttttaagctAGAATTTGATAAAGAACTTGAACAAAGACTGCAAAATCCtctcttttttctccaaatacctcttttttaagctaaaatctATCAACAAAAACTGcaaaaatccctttttttttctccgatTACCTCATTTCTGAGCTAAAAATTGACAAAGAACttcaacaaaaactaaaaaaaaaaaaaaaaaaaaaatcccttttttcTCCTATTAACTCATATTTGAGCCTAAGTGCTTCaacaaaaacttaaaaatcCCTTTTTTCCTCCAATTACCTCAACTTTTAGCTAAAAATTgctaatgaacttcaaccaaaaaaaaaaaaaaaaactttttttctcCGATTACCtcatttttaacccaaaacttGCTTCTATGTTTCTGCAGGAAACCATATatgcgtttggccatagattgcAAGTATATTTTTGCTTCTGCTGCTACTACTAGAGCTGTTTTTCGCAAATACCCACTTTTTAAGGAAGTTTTTGCGAGAATTtgagggtcaaaaattaaagagcaatCCTAAATAGGGACATTTGTGCCAATGACCCATCTTTAAGAGTTGGGAACCTAAATGACGTGAATAAAAAAGGGCTATGATGATTATATTCTGGGCTAATAATCAATTCTTGAACATGTGGAAGACAGCACTTTAATGGTGAAGAAGAGGGCATCATTTGGTCTCTTAATTTTAAGACTCATTTAATTGGGATTGCTGACATGACCTCTTACATGGCAATGTAATGGGACACAGTGGACAGGCCTGCCCACGATGCTAGTATAAATATCTCATGACTGATAAGATAACTATGAgggtaaatatatttttttaaaactatgtatactaattattgcaaaatagaagtatatgaaatgtattTTGATAGAATATCGGTTTTAATTAGAAATACTAATCGATGAAGAACTcgaaaaacatttatgaaaaaaaaagcaaatagaaaataagaaatcCTAGTGGAGGCATCACGAAAATGTCTATTCTAATAACTattgaagaaaatttttttttgaagaaaatagaaaagaagacgtgttttttttttttttttttccataaaaagttgagttaaaaaattaaatatatagtAGACAGGGAAGAACAAGGAGAGAGAATAAATGTATTGAAAAGTATGGTGAAGATTACTAAACAATTTTAAGACAATATATAATGAAAGAGGGGGAAAATGGTAGGAGAGAGAATTGTATATTCAGCTATTTTAATGGGCTGATTTATGGATAATGGAATACAAATTTTAATGACCCAAAACGTGTGAAAATGGCTATTCATTACCAACTTCTTAAACCACGGCTATTTTATGCCAAATATTTGTGAAAGTGGGTATGCCGTGTCAATTCCCCTAAAATAAGACGATTGTATATGGATAGATGGAAAATGGGCTCGTTGGCTAGTTGTGGGCCAAATTGGTGGCCACAAATATGGTGGATCTAAAATGATGTTTCACCATTTGGCATTTGAGACTTGAgagaaataaaaacaaaagaaaaagaaagtggtCTTGGCATCCGCATAGTGACAGAAGTTTCGTAAGTTTTATATTGTTACTGTTATTATCACCACAAATTCTCGTTACTTTCTAAACTTTCTTTGCAGGAATTACTTCTTGGTTTCACAAAGAATTCACACAAACTAGAAATCTGATAGTGTGTTTCAGGTGGGCATAAATGTTAATTCAAAGGTCATTAACATTCaaatgaaaacaaagaagattaCAACATACGAAACATTTGTCACACATTAGGTTGTTGCAGCTGGTTTTAAAATCCATAGTCCAATCCAGCTTAAGAAGGAATCAGAGAATGCTGAATTGTTGCTTGTCGAGGTTTGCAAACACCTTCTAAGGGCTGCACTTTTGGTATGCTAAATCCTCTACCTTCAGTCATATCCACCATTTCTTCACTTACTCTTTCCCACTCAAAAGACTGAACCAATGTTCCCAATACTAATCCAAGTACCTTATTGGCAATTCCAGCACCAGGGCAACCGCGCCTTCCTGTTCCAAATGGGAGCATCATGAACCCGCCCTCTCTCCTTTCTTCGTGTCTCTCGGGAATAAACTCTGTTGGATTCTCCCATATCTTAGGATCCCTCTGAATTGCCCACAAATTTACTAGCAACATTGTCCCCTTTGATATGTCATATCCTCCAACTTTACAATGTTCCGAGCTTTGATGAGGTATTAGAAATGGAACAGGTGGATATAATCGTAGAGTCTCCGTGATTACGTTCTGTAAGTAACTAAGTTTAGGAACATCTTCTTCGTTTAGTAGTCGGTCCTGTGGCATGTGAGTGTCTATCTCAGCTTTGACCTTCTTGATTGCTTCTGGATGGTTAAGTAAAAGAGCCATTGCCCACTCCATGCTTATTGACATTGTATCTGTCCCTGCTATGATCAATACCTACATCCAGAGTCGAATTTAGAATTTGAACTTTATAGGTTCAACCATTAAAGTTTTTAGCACCGAATAGATTGCACTCATTAAATTATGTGCTcataacttaataattattCTAATTTTAATGGTCTTCACATGTATATCTATGTTTCGTATCTATCAGTTGATCTGTTGTCTATAGGCTACTTCTGCTCTGCCTACACTCAGTCATTATACTAAGAATAAACTACAGTACAACATTATAAATTTTGACTCAACCAAAAGAATAAGGTAAAAGAAGCCAGTTTAGGAAACAATAAAATTGAGAAGACCATATGTACTTTGCATATTTGTTACATGAGGCTATAGTttaagttgaaattgaagacTTCTTTTGAAATTCTTGCATTATTTTACTTGATCAATGAAGTACTTTTCTTTTACAGCATACAAGCAATGACTAACCAACAGATCAAGAGAAAGGAGTTACCATAACAATTCCTTTGATGAGCTCATCAGTATAATAAGAAGGTTCCTTTTGTTGCAGAGATAACAAGTGATCAATCATTGTCTTCTCAGCAACACAATCTGCTGCCAAGAAAACTCTCGGCGTTCATCTACCAGATCCTGCATAAATCCATCAAGCTTTTTCATCAAAGTCGAAAACTTTTTCTCTAAGCCTTTGAAATCAAACCATTGAAGAAATGGCAAGAAATCGCCTAAATTTGAGTTTCCACTCATCACCAGCATCTCTCTCATTATGAACTGAACTTTTCTTGCCTCTTCGTCATCCTCCACGTTCTCCCCATAATACCTTTTTCCAGCAATAGTCATGGAAAGTGTGTTGAATGCAAGCTCAATAAACTTTGACTTCAAATCCACCTTACAGAATCCTCCACCAACTTCacatttcttcattttttttttttctttcttgctgCACATTTCTTCATGAGTTcactcaacaacaacattacttccTTTCTCCGTGTGTTTGTGAACATAGCAATGCGAGAAGGAGAAAAAATCTCTGTTGCAGCTAGGCGCCTAAGGTTGCGCCAGTGGTCCCCATAGGGAGCTACACTAAGAGTGGTGTAATTGTAACTGAGGTGTTTAGCTGCAAGGCGAAAAGGACGGTTTGGTGAAACATTCTTCAACAGCTGAAGGTGAGGTTAAGAGAAGGGCCTTTCGAACTCCAAATCGTAGGAGTAATATGTCACCGTACCTGGCAGAAACGGCATGTAGAGTTCGATTCACTGGCTCTTTCACTAGGTGAAGGTGGCCAAAAAGTGGACGTGAAGGCGGGCTTGGAGGTTGGTTCTTCAATGTATGCtgttttgatttaaaaaagacGAAGAGGAGGATGGTGAAGAGACCTGGAATGTAATAGTACATTAGCTCCATGTCTCCGCAAGCCAAAACTCCTTCCACTACTTGTTCAACAGATCATAGTATTAGTACCTGTATTCTCAAAGTCAACCatattatttagtatttgaGATTCTGAAATCTCGAGGAGTTAAAGGAAACTAAGCACGTGGTTGCATAATTTTCTATTTTGAGTTCCAACTTGACTATCAAAgtagggtgaaaatcatttacaccCCCAAcaatgctttaaaaattaaactccCCCGTCAAttttgaacaatagacattctcttccctttatcctaattgaattttttaaatgcctattttacccttacattatcaacttttgtcttctttttttacttctttaaaatcatgatatttttcctttttttaattttatgtaacaaatttcttataaaaaaaaaattatcttctaggcaaaaaaaaaaaaaaagagaaatactaATTGAAtatataagttaatgatgttctataataaaataaacggaaaagggccaaatattcCCCTGTACGAATATTCCCCTGTACGATTGAAAAAGAGCTAAacatacccctcgttatactttgggtctaaatatacccctgctgTTATACTTtgattcaaatataccccttcaccgttaaagttgtccaaaGTGGACATCAAATCCTGTGTGACATTGATATTTGATGAGGTGGgtgccacgtggcatgccacctcagcaCCCCTTACCCATTTTACCTCTCCCCTCTATTTTTTCATCCATCGCTAAAATTTCCTTCCCCTCCACCACCATTATCACTATTACCGCCACAATTTGCAGTTTTAGTGAAATAGAGACGAGAAACTGATTACAGGTTTTACACATATTGATTTACATTGTTAGGTGATTCGTTGGAGTCTTTAAATCAGGAAAGACAAGCCTTTTGTTCAAAGAACCAAGAGAAATGGAAGTTCAATGGCTTGATTAGCAGTGAGAATTTCCACCACTTTCCGACGTTATAAATTGATGAACCATTTCTCCAGCTTTCTCTCCGCAACTTTCAAATCTAACTTGCCTCGATTCCATTACCCAATTTATGCTCCAAAATTTTAAGACTAACAGAAAAACTCAAAGTAAtgctgaaagagaagagaacAATCACCTTATAATTATATGTAGCCCTTGCGAAGAACCTATAATACAGTGCAGTGTGTGTGCCCAGAATAGTCAAGAAAGGAGTAAATGGAGTAATTTCAAGTCAAAGAGCTTTAGCACCTTGAAGAATGCACTATGAAGTAatgaagaggaaaagaaagGTCTAAATAAACTTAGATTATACTTGAAGATTTTCAAATGGGGTGGCAGGAAAAAGGAGTGAATATGAAGGTTCTGTAaatgcttcttcttcttcttcattttttttggcTCAGAGTTTCGTAAAAAGAGGCTTAAGCTTCAACGGTGATAAATATGTTTCATTTTTATCTCCGAGTTACAGAAGGAGTTGCTGCAAGTGCAACTGCTGCTCATGCCCTTCAAGTAAATCGAACTGTAAATTGCTTTGGTTCTCTTTCTCTCCCCTCTTTTAAGGTGGGACAATTTAATTATTGGTGGctctttagttttttatttggaatttttacgcgttataactacttctaatacataattagtggtaataactaccttttattttaattactaataataactgaatactttttaattttaatatagagattttgaattaccatttcataaatacacctaaaaattagcacccccaatcccatatccccttttaatggtaacaatattaatcacttaatatacattaccattctctctcctttttcataaatcttaccttatatgatcgttcttcctctctttcgcaaaaatttcacttccattctcaccaatcaagaagattcgtcgtattctttcttcttctttttttcaaaaaaaaggaaaaagaagcctTAAATTTTCATCTATCCCATCTCCTTGTTTCgtgaaatttttattatttgtgttattattcttcTACAAAATCAACTTGGTGGAAGTGATTGTGGTGCCGGTTCACGAGGGAAGCGggagagagaaagttttttagggttttgagaagacaaaaaatatatgtatttgtgtatgttctatgatataactaccaattgttgtggttggtggtgtatttttgtaagtttttctatatatttgtgtattttgttcaaattaattccatcagTTCATCTAGTTTTAAATACACGGTGACGCAAATACATGGTaagtttctatatatttatgtattttgttcaaattaatcccatcaaataCATGGATGATGCAagttgttactcacacaaatatatgagatttaatttaaaatacggggtttgattggaaacttcaaatacattagttatgctatcaaatacatgggtaaataaaaaacgaaatcaatattgaaaacttcaaatacattatcactaaatacatgggtgacgcaaattgttactcacacaaatacatgatatttaatataaaatacatggagtttgattggaaacgtcaaatacattagttatgctatcaaatacatcggtaaataaaaaatgaaatcaatattgaaaacgtCAAATCCGTCGTTGATTGattgtgtttgttttgtcaatgtattttcgagatgttgaagatttaatttgaaatttgaatttttacgtttgaatgttgaagaatgtatggaagaagagaaacgtgtaaggaaagggaatattacaggagattttgcggaaagaaggtaaaaaatatcttaatttctcatttaataccaCCCGTTACAGCCTAAAATAAAccgttccttttttttttttttttttaccgcatGCTCATGTATGGCAACAAATACAtgcgaaaacatacacaaatcaccGATTTCTAcgaatggtaatattaaaaagggtagctacaaatggtaggaagctacaataaggtagtcatttgagaaattttacctttttattttaagagaggtgactcaagttttaattattaggtGGAGGTGATAATTTTCTATTACCCCTGTTTGGAGGGTGGTTTCctgtggttcattaatgtatgattttctatgaaatcatgtttattttcattgttcttaaaattatgtggtataGTGTTATAAACCCGTGGTTCATTCCagggttatataaccatgaaaaatCCTAATTTTTGAAATCACGGATTTGATAATTTTTCCGTggttatatatttcatttctctATTATATCTCACCCTCCACCCTTcaccatccaccccaccccaccctcaccctaccactcaccccACCCCTATGCCCACCCCCGCCCTACCACCCACCCTCACCTCTAACTACCCTACTCCTCTgccacccacccccaccacccaccctcaccacccactacccctcaccaccgcccaaccccaccccgcaacaactcacccccaccctcatcccacaccacccacccctccaccacccccacccactgCCCCTCAtcaccacccaaccccacccccacaacaactcacccccaccctaccacccactacgCCCACTCTCATCCCATaaccacccacctcacaccacccacccctctaccacccccacccactacctacttattttttaaagtttctattttattctttacctgagttttattaatatatacaaattaatttctaattaagaattaagggtattttagtgaACTTATAAGTTATTATACAGTACCAtacagtcaaaccaaacaatacaaatgttattaaatgacaacaacgatacagtctatccaaacattatGTTCATTAATgcagtacaatacaatacaatactgtaccataccatactgtacattaatgaaccacgggaaacaatcATCCAAACAGAGGGTTAGTGATTAGGGGGTTTTGAAGTTGctcaaaagtttttattttgacattttgaccctcaattttatttttaacactttgcactcaagttttatttttaacactttgacccactTGCGCCCAGACCCGGCCCCTGACCCATGCCCCCACGCCCCTCCCCcgccccccaccccaccctaccccctgctaaattttttattttgattttctttatttttttttcaccccctcctcctcccaaccCCCTAACCCCccacccctccaaaaaaaaaatgattttctttatttgtttttcacCCTCCCCCCAACCCTCCTCCTTCTCTTCGCAaccctcccccacccccaccttccaaaaaaaaaagttaaaaattttgattttctttatttattttttcactcccccctcctcctcctcacaaccctccccccaccccccaaaaaaaaatttaaaaaaaaagttttgattttttcttaccAGCCTCcactccacccccccccccccccccaaccaaatttttttttttaaaagttctgatttttttttttgttttttcaccgCCTTCCGCTCCTCTTCCCACCCCTCACTACCCCcaccccaaaaagaaaaaaaaataattattttattttattttttcacacCCCTCATCCTCCTCCTCGCAACCCTC
Coding sequences within it:
- the LOC132033427 gene encoding MFP1 attachment factor 1-like codes for the protein MAETDSTITQETLSGETQNKPTNNISFSIWPPTQRTRDAVINRLIESLSTPSVLSKRYGTLPHDEASVTAKLIEEEAFNAAGSTANGDGDGIEILEVYSKEISKRMIDTVKSRSADASEPSSTSGLTEEVSSAETES
- the LOC132033428 gene encoding cytochrome P450 81Q32-like: MIDHLLSLQQKEPSYYTDELIKGIVMVLIIAGTDTMSISMEWAMALLLNHPEAIKKVKAEIDTHMPQDRLLNEEDVPKLSYLQNVITETLRLYPPVPFLIPHQSSEHCKVGGYDISKGTMLLVNLWAIQRDPKIWENPTEFIPERHEERREGGFMMLPFGTGRRGCPGAGIANKVLGLVLGTLVQSFEWERVSEEMVDMTEGRGFSIPKVQPLEGVCKPRQATIQHSLIPS